Part of the Panicum virgatum strain AP13 chromosome 4N, P.virgatum_v5, whole genome shotgun sequence genome is shown below.
TGCGCCTGCGCCCGTGCACCACCCGGCCGCCAGACAGCACAcctgcgcgcggcgcggctggGCGCGTGGCAGGCGGCAGCAGTGCGGCGCTGCCGTGCTGCAGCAGTGGAGGTGCAGCTACATGCAGGGGCCGCAGTGCTGCAGCAGTGCTGGTAGCTTGGTACAATTCAATTTCTAGGATTCAATCATTCAAGTTGTACTTCTATTTGTCCGCGAATTTATGATTCCGTTTCTATTATCATATTTCAATGATTCAATTTTTGATTGGTACGACAGACTTCAAAATGTCGAAAAGAATCATATATACATATTTTTCAAGTTCTTGTTCTTCAACTCCACATACTAATGAGAGCACATCTCAACCAAAGAAATCTAGAGCAGAGTTTGGACATTCAGATTTAATTGGGGACCCTAGAAAGCGCAAACCAATTGATGATTATCAGCCTGAAATTAGAGATCAAGTAAAGAGGGCATATGCTTTAAATGGACCAACTCAACCTCTTGATCTCATCTCTCCTCGTAAATAGATGAGTGGTGAATTTAGATCTATTCAGAAGTCTTGGTTTGATGAGTTTGATTGGCTAGAGTACAGTGAGTACAAGGATGCAGCTTATTGCTATCTCTTCTTTAATTCAGCAAAGCCTGAAAAGTTTCGTAGTTCGGTCTTTGCACATCAAGGAGATATTTAGAAAAATTGGTAATGAAAAGATCAAAAAGAGGTTTAAAGAGATGAAAAAATGTCATATGTTATTGCCTAAAAAATTAATGGTAAGTTTTGTTCTATTCTAAATTCATAATTTGGAGGTCCATATATATTTGACTAATCAATTATGTATATTTCTATAGATTGCTTCTTCAGATGAATAATGGGTGTCACTGTCACGCGCGGCGTCTATTAGTTTCGTAATTTGGTTTTTCGATATGGATAAACCGCATCCTTTATTTTTCATGATGTATTTTGTGATTTTCATTGTCTACCGATGTTTTAATATAAAACTACTTCAAACTATTATATTTGTTTTTTGTGAGGTGTCGTAGTGGAGCCATGTCGTTATAGCGTTTTTTTTCAGCCCCTCCTAAATTTTTTCTTGGCTTCGCCACTGGTTACAATGCAGCTCGGTTGATACATGTAGGAGCAAACTAGGAAACAACCTGAAACTGAACGGAGCAACATGAGAAAAGCCCAGGCAATAATGCTCTGAAcaggggtggaggaggggggaggggggagggggggtgctGATCGAGGGGCCAAACCAATTGTTCATTGGTGGAAACAAACAGCCCATCGAGATAGGGCCTAGCGTCGTAGGAAACCATGTACCAGTTCATTTTGTACACCCAGGCCTGCAGTTTGGATGCACAAGCCAAAGCAGGCGCCAAACTTTTTCATGTGCAGCCGATGAAATCCGTGAACAACAACTTGGGCTGCATGACTGCAACATGGAGCAGTGCAATGCAGGCACAAGGATCCAATCAGCAACAGCGGCATGCTTGTACTTGCGGGCACTTTCAGAGCCTGCCCAAGCCTTTCACTGTTACCGGCAATCATGTGGTGTAACTGTAATGCCGTTCCATCACCTGAACATCGACCGACTGAAACATGACCGCAGGCATAACAGCGAACGGTTGCTTCACTTTTCATGTTGCAGCCTTGCAGTGGctttctctctgtttttttttttttttgaatgagaaTGTTTCAAGTTCAGCTCCAAAATGTGCACAGACCTCCATGTTGCAATTCAGCAAAAAGAATCTTCAATCCCCAATCGTTTAAACTTTCAAACTTATCTGCAAATGACTCGATGCATTCAACAAAGCCTTGTTCTCCCACCTGACCAGTGATAAGTGCAAACTAAACTGGCGATCTGGCCTTACCTGCATGAGATTCAGACTTCACTTTCTGGCATTCAGAGCCGATCCAACAACTGCAATGTGCAGGTAGAAAAAGAACTCGAGGATAGGATGTGGCAAAAAGTGTCCACAATGCAACCAGCATACTGACAATTTTATACATACGCCAGGAAAGTTGTAAAGGTTATACAAATAGATAACAGGGTGGCACCAATGCTCGTACAAAAGCTCCCAGAGTGGTGCTGAGAGCTTACAGAAACTCCATCCGGAGGCGGATGTTCAGTCAGGCGGCCACGCCCTCGCCGCCTCCGGAAGCCTTCTTGAGATCCTCGTACATCTCCTCTATCATCGGCTTCCACAATCTCACACGGGCGTTGATGAACCAGTTGGAGACCTGACAACGCCAAATGCAGAAAACCCAGTACAATCAGATGAATCCATCCTCTTGTTAAAGTTGCTGAGATCAGATAATGATCTTAAGCCTGAAAGCAATCAGATGGTATGCGTGCTGAAAGCAAGAAAGTGCACCTGGCTCCTGCTCAGGCCGCTTCTCTCCGCCAGCATCTCCTTCTCGTTGTCCTTGGGATACCTGAATGAGATGAGACAGACACTGGATTGCATCAAGACTAGGTGGGTGCTCTTGCAATTTTGAGCCGTGCCAAGTGTTCGAGTTGAAGATGAGGAGAGGCTACTAAAGATGCCGCTGTTTTCTAGCGGCAAGAGCGATTTTGGCATTGCCTGACGTGATGTCAGAAGCAGAACGGCAGGCAGGCTCGTGCTTGTTTCAGAGCGGAAGCGTTGGCATTCTCTGCCGCTGGACTTACGGGCGGAGGAAGTTCTCGAACATCCAGGCCTTGAGCACGGCGACGGACTTCTCCGGCAGGCCGCGCTGCGGCCGCCACGACTGCTGGTCGCCGCGCCTGAGCTGCCGCAGCGCCCAGTGCTTCTGGATGAAGGCCGACTCCCAGCTCCGCTCCCTGTCGGCCAGcgtcagcgacggcggcgcgcctctCCGGGAGGCCGCCGCGATCTCGCCCGTGATCCGCGCCCGGAGCCGCCGGTGCGCCGCGGACACCGCGCGGTGCGCGAACGGCGCcaggagggcgccgccgccgaccatgCCGCCGTACTTGCACGCCGCGCTCTGGATCTTGTCCACGCACTGGTTGCACCGTTGGTCCAGCTGCGCCCAAGTTGTTGGCACCATTAATAAATCTTACTGACAGCTTTGTCACGTCTCAAGCATTAAAAAATCCCAACATTGCAAATGGTGCTTGGTGCAAACAAAGGTCAAAAGCATTTAAAAAAGAGAGTTTGGACTCACTCACCAGTTGTAGCAGCTTCTGGAAATCGTTCTTCAGCTTCTGGTGCGCGTGCTCTTCCGATTCCGAGCCGAGAAACGCGGACGCGTTGGATGACGTCGTCTTGGAAGAGCTCGACGTGGGCAGCGGGcagctcgcctcgccgccgccggccgagccgGCGAACACGGCCACGTCTTGAAGCAGGCAGGCGACGAACTCGTCGAGCGTCTGCTGCGTGACGTGCGCGTACCCCGGCCACCGCGGCAGGACCTGCGAGAAGTGCAGGGGCCC
Proteins encoded:
- the LOC120671210 gene encoding homeobox protein ATH1-like → MTGNASYQQLGLGVDAMMSGCFVSGGADTQVFHDGSFFGFGEPADVAASFLVDGGSMLTGQLQLVRAAATQSVSLEEMRGGGGYGPSPSDVTVAHAPKVAAKLAGEMETSWIHEPYYGTTWFSGDGLRDPFAAAASELSLRLRAESLPAAGAVNINLQDQSSEVSCSGLTHASSSSAAGSVFQTPCGGGDMARLGPLHFSQVLPRWPGYAHVTQQTLDEFVACLLQDVAVFAGSAGGGEASCPLPTSSSSKTTSSNASAFLGSESEEHAHQKLKNDFQKLLQLLDQRCNQCVDKIQSAACKYGGMVGGGALLAPFAHRAVSAAHRRLRARITGEIAAASRRGAPPSLTLADRERSWESAFIQKHWALRQLRRGDQQSWRPQRGLPEKSVAVLKAWMFENFLRPYPKDNEKEMLAERSGLSRSQVSNWFINARVRLWKPMIEEMYEDLKKASGGGEGVAA